GGCCGCGTCATCGCCAGCGGACCAGCGCCCGAGATCGCGGCCGGAGACGCATTGCACGCCGCGTTCATGGGCGAGCACGGCGCACCTCATCATTCCGAACCACGACAGAGCGGATCATGAAATACCATCCGGACGCCGGACAACGGCAAATCCTCGAAGCCATCGAGAGCGAGCGCGCCCAGTTGATGGACGAGGCCCGCCCCGAAGCGATGATGCGGCTTGCCGAACGCGGCCGCATGTCGCCGCGTGCACGGATCGCGAAGCTCGTCGATCCCGGCACGTTCGATGAGATCGGAGCGCTCGCCTCGGAAGAGCCGGAAGCGGGCCAGCCACATCCCCGGAACAAATCGCCGGCCGACGGCGTCGTCACGGGCACGGCGCGTATCGACGGGCGGCCCGTCGCAATCGTCGCCCAGGATTTCAGCGTGTTCGGCGGCAGCATCGGCAAGCTCGGCAGCGCCAAGACGCAGCGCATGGTGAAGATCGCCATCCGCCGCGGCATCCCCATGGTCATGATGCTCGATGGCGGCGGTCACCGGATCCAGGGCGGGCAGAACTCGCGGCACTTTGCCCAGGCCAACGGCATGTTTCACGACCTCGCGCGAGCCTCGGGCTGGGTCCCGATGGTCGCGCTGATGCTGGGCGCTGGCTTTGCCGGGCCCACCAACTACGCCGGCCTTGCCGATCTCGTCGTCATGGTGCGCGGCCAGTCCGTGATGGGCCTTGCAGGGCCGGCGCTGGTGAGAGCCGGGACCGGCGAAGAGACCGACCAGGAGACGCTCGGCGGCGCCGCGGTCCAGGTGGACAAGCAGGGCCTCGCCGATCTTGGCGTCGGCAGCGAGGACGAAGCGTTTGCCGCGGCAAGGCGCTTCCTGTCCTACTTGCCCGGAAACGCCCGCAAGCCCCTGCCCCTGGTCGCGACCGACGATCCCTCCGATCGCGGCGACGATGCGCTGCTCGACATCGTACCCGCTTCGACGCGACGTGCCTACGACATGCGCCGGATCATCAGCGGTATCGCCGATGTCGGCAGCCTGTTCGAGATCAAGCCAACCTTTGCCGCCAACATCATCACGACCTTCGCGCGGCTGGGCGGACGGCCGGTCGGCTTCATCGCGAACCAGCCAATGCGGACCGGCGGCATCCTCGACGCCAACGCCTGCGAGAAAGGGGCGCACTTCATTGCCCTGTGCGATGCCTACGGTCTGCCGCTGATTTCGCTGATCGACGTGCCCGGCTTCTATATCGGCTCGGCCGCGGAACGCACCACGCTCGGGCGCCGCAGCGCCAAGCTTATCTACGAATGGGGCCATGCCAGCGTGCCACGCGCATCAGTGGTCATCCGCAAGGGCTTTGGTCTCGGCTATTTCGCCATGAACGGCGGTCGCGCCTTCGATTCCGACGCCTCCTTTGCCTGGCCTTCGGCGCAGATCTGCGCGATGTCGATTGAGGGCGCGATCGACGTGGCTTTCCGCAAGGAATACATGTCGGCTCCCGATCCGCAGGCCCGCAGGCAGGAGATGATCGAGGAGACGCGCGCCCAAACCGGCTCCATCCATGCGGCCGAAGGCTTCGGCGTCGACGACGTGATCGATCCGCGCACCACGCGCCGACGCATCATCGAGATCTTCGAGCAGGCACCGCCGCGGCGCGAGCCCGATCACCCTCCAAAGTTCCGATCGATCCCGCCGATCTAGTGCCGGCGCGTTGCGCCGCGCGCTAGCGGCAGGGAAGAAACAAGCAAACACTGGGAGGAGTGCTATGAAAATCCAACGCAACACACTCGACCGCCGTCTGTTTCTGGGGGGTGTGGCGGCCCTGGGCGCAAACGCCCTCCTGCGGCCAGCCTTCGCGGCGGACAATGCGTTCAATATCGGCTGGGTGCGACCGACGACCGGCCGGCTCACCTCCTCCTACGCGCCGCTCTACATCGGCGGGCTGATCGCGATTGATGAGATCAATGCCGCCGGCGGCGTGATGGGCCGGAAGATCGCGCGCCAGGAAGAAGACGACGAGGCGTCTCCCGCACGCGAACCGGCCGTCATCAAGAAGCTTCAGGAGGGTGGCGTTCGCTACATCTGCGGTCCCACCGGTTCGAGCCAGTCGTTGGCTGCGCTCGCGGTCACGACGGCGTCGAAGACCATCACCACCATGTACGCCATCGCCTCGGAAGCTGGGGACGGCACGCGCT
The DNA window shown above is from Bradyrhizobium sp. ISRA464 and carries:
- a CDS encoding carboxyl transferase domain-containing protein; translation: MKYHPDAGQRQILEAIESERAQLMDEARPEAMMRLAERGRMSPRARIAKLVDPGTFDEIGALASEEPEAGQPHPRNKSPADGVVTGTARIDGRPVAIVAQDFSVFGGSIGKLGSAKTQRMVKIAIRRGIPMVMMLDGGGHRIQGGQNSRHFAQANGMFHDLARASGWVPMVALMLGAGFAGPTNYAGLADLVVMVRGQSVMGLAGPALVRAGTGEETDQETLGGAAVQVDKQGLADLGVGSEDEAFAAARRFLSYLPGNARKPLPLVATDDPSDRGDDALLDIVPASTRRAYDMRRIISGIADVGSLFEIKPTFAANIITTFARLGGRPVGFIANQPMRTGGILDANACEKGAHFIALCDAYGLPLISLIDVPGFYIGSAAERTTLGRRSAKLIYEWGHASVPRASVVIRKGFGLGYFAMNGGRAFDSDASFAWPSAQICAMSIEGAIDVAFRKEYMSAPDPQARRQEMIEETRAQTGSIHAAEGFGVDDVIDPRTTRRRIIEIFEQAPPRREPDHPPKFRSIPPI